ATCTTTTGCCCCGGCGTCTCTCTTGAGAATGAAAAAGAGCGCCACGACCGGCACGACGATATAGATGGTGAGATGGACAGCGATACCGAGCATGGCAACGAAACCGATAAGGATCATCAAACGAAATCCCGGCTCAGTTTCACGCGCTTCAAAGTATTTCAACCCCAGCCAGTAGATAATCATCATCAGCATGATAGCCGGCGCATAGACCTCCGCTTCGACCGAGTTTCCCCAATGGGTATTCGAGAATGCCAGAAACAGCGCTCCCACCGCGCCCCCAAAGTATGGCAGGAGACGACCGGCCAAATCACTCGTATTAGTAGCCCAGTACCGAAGCATCCGCACCAGAATGAGGTAACCGAACATTGCCGCTGCCGCCGAGGAGACCACCGAAAGAAGATTCACTCGAACCGCGATATCGGAGGCAATCGGGAGTATTGAAAAAAATCGTCCCAGTATTATATAGAAAGGGGTCCCCGGCGGATGCGGGATGCCCAGGGTATAAGCGCTGGCGATAAATTCTCCGCAGTCCCAGAATGATAGCGTCGGCGCCTTGGTTAGGAAATAGACAATAAAGGTGAGAAGAAAGATCACCCCTGCCACCAAGGCGTTGACCTTATCGAAGCATGAATTGAAGGGACTCTTAATGGACGGCAGATTCAATCACAAAACCTTCTGGAATGCTATTTAACTCTTTATACAAAATAGACTTGTAAATATACAGCTTTTCTCCTTTCTGTCCAGAACTAAAATAAAGTATTGGTAGCTCCTTACCAAGTTGATTATGATAAGAGTGACATAATCGAGAAATCTATGCCACTCTATTTATTCGCCAGCGACCTTCACGGCAGCATCGAACGCTACCGGAAACTATTCAAGATAATACTGAAAGAGAAGCCGGAGGCTGTATTCCTTGGAGGCGACCTCCTGCCTGCCAAACTGATTCCCGAGTCGCTCCGGGGAGAATCGAGTTACGACTTCATTCTCGATTTCCTGGGAGCAAGGCTCGGAAAACTGAAAACTCAATTGGGCAATAGATATCCCGGTATCTTCGTAATTCTGGGAAATGATGACCCCCGCATTCAGGAAGTTGCCGTCAAGGAATTGGAAAATCAGGGATTATTGGTCTATCTGCAGTCACGGGTGGTTCCATTCCAGTCTTATACATTGTTGGGGTATTGTTATGTCCCTCCCACCCCCTTCTTGCTGAAAGACTGGGAGCGTTATGATGTTTCACGGTACCTGGAACCGGGCGATATTGCGCCTGAAGAGGGGTATCATTCCGTCGCGGTCGGCGCATCGGAGCTCCGATATTCGACAATTAAAAGCGACCTGAATGAACTTGCCGGAGATAAAGACCTTTCGCGTGCTATTTTCTTATTCCATACCCCGCCTTATGGGACATCTCTGGATATCATTAACACTCAGAATAGACTATATGAAGGAGTGGAGCGCGATAAGCACCAGGGAAGTATCGCCGTTCGGGACTTTATCCAGGACAGGCAACCATTGATTACCTTGCACGGACATATCCATGAATCATTCCGGCATTCAGGCAATTGGCTGGAAGTCCTGGGGAAAACCGTAATGATGTCGGCGGCATATGACGGAGCGGAACTTGCCTTGATTCGATTTGATCCGGAGGCGCCGGAGAAGGCAATCAGGGAAATTATTTAGTCGCCGTTCTTCTTTCGGCTTGAAATCGGCAGAGGACGAGCGGCATCGGTTATGGCGCCTATCTTGGCGGCGTAACTGGTTTTGCGGGCGATATCGTCGTCGGTAATTATATGGACATCAAGCAACCCGCCTGTGCGGTAGCCGGTGCGCTGGTAGTTCATTTCATCGAGACAGAGACTCCACCCATTCAGCCAGAATTCCAGGCGGCATCTCTTTTCATCAGGTCCCTGGAAGTGAATTAATATATCAATATCACTGGCCGGACCGGCGGTGGCGTTTTTGGTGCTCCCGAAGACATAGAATCCTTTCACGCCGAATTTCTCAGGGTCGATAAGAGACGCAATATATGTCGCCATCCTCATTCGCCAGCGCCAGGCTTCGCTGGAGCCCGAATCGGTGGCAACCGCTTTTGACTCGCCTGACTCAAGAACCGATTTGGGAGGCACCAGCAGACCAATCGCTTCATCCAGGTCGGCGTTCATAAGAACCTGCAGCACCATTCCGTTAGTTATTCGGGGAATGTCGATTAGCCTCAAAGTGTCGGAGAGATATTCAAATTCCGGAAGAATCTCAGGTAGTAGGCTGGGGGAACCCTTGAGAAATCGTTCATTGAAAATTACCCCGGGGTCATCGGGATAAAGCGGCAGATAGCGGATATGCGATTCCACCAAGTCTTGAAAGAAATGCGTTCCGAAAGAGAGGTCAGGGATATAGTTTCCCTTCTGGCGCGCCACTTCGATAAGCATCGCGGTATTGTTGATATCAGAGTATGTCACATTTACTCCCAGCTTGATATCACCCCGGCTGCCCCATCGCCCCGGACCCATCAGGATAAACTGACGTTTCGGCAGAAGCTGGTTAAGGCGACTGACAGCGCGGCCCACCGCCAGCAAGTCGGCCCGGTC
The Candidatus Zixiibacteriota bacterium genome window above contains:
- a CDS encoding metallophosphoesterase; translation: MPLYLFASDLHGSIERYRKLFKIILKEKPEAVFLGGDLLPAKLIPESLRGESSYDFILDFLGARLGKLKTQLGNRYPGIFVILGNDDPRIQEVAVKELENQGLLVYLQSRVVPFQSYTLLGYCYVPPTPFLLKDWERYDVSRYLEPGDIAPEEGYHSVAVGASELRYSTIKSDLNELAGDKDLSRAIFLFHTPPYGTSLDIINTQNRLYEGVERDKHQGSIAVRDFIQDRQPLITLHGHIHESFRHSGNWLEVLGKTVMMSAAYDGAELALIRFDPEAPEKAIREII